ATTATGCCGGCTATGCAAGTCATGAGTGATGCCAGATTTCGAGACTGGAGTTAACTTACCACCACATAGCACATAGCtgtatcttatttatttatttgggagGGTCACAACAGGGCAGAATTAAATGTTTTAGTTTGACtttttctgttgaaatgcagcTGATGTGAAATCATACATATTTGGTAAGGTCAAAAGTAAAGGTAATACAAGTAATCACATTAATTTGGAATTaatgcatttgcattttggtATTTTGCTATCTGAAAATTCACTATAAATGTTCAGGTATCGTAGCTTTTACAAAGTATGAAGAACTGAcctttcttcctttctctctctctccaaagaCATAATCAAGGAACAGTCTAAGGAGCTGCGTGGCACTCAGAGACAGATCACCAGGGACAGAGCAGACCTGGAGAAACAAGAGAAACAAATGGTGggaccacacacacgcacacacacgcacacacacacacacacacacacacacacacacacacacaaagtctgGGGAACAAAAGTATCTCTACGCAAGGCATTTTCCATAGATTTCTACATATTGCATCAATGCTTTATTAAGACCCCCCTGCTCTCCCGACACATACTCTTTGCTAGAGATGCATATTAAATCCTCTTCCTACGATCGGGGATTGAGCCTGATTGGCTAATGGGTCTAAATGAATAGACAAGAATGAAATGGTGTGGTGGCTTTGCTTCAGGCAAGTCAcacttctctctgtctcacacacacacacacacacacacacacacacacacacacacagcgttaCACGATAAGGCTAtattcacagacacacaaaacatttcCCCTCTCTAAAAGATGAAAGAATCCGGCTGTTTCCTCTCCCCTCTGTTGTATTAAGTAAATATCATACAGGACATAATTACCTCCCTGGGGAACCagctttttatttctcattAATGCTTTTCGCTAATTagtctagtttttttttttttttttttaaagctttgttGCACGTTTTGAATAAAAGATACCATCACTAAgaaatgaaatgacctatattaGCAGTTTAGCACAATCATGACAGTCTGTTGCCCCCCACCATGCATGCTTCAAATGTGAGTGTAAGCACATACATTCATATGCAGACATTGCACAAAAATGGCACAGGGCAGAAGTTATCCCCCAAAATCAAAGTACATTTTAAGTGAAATTGTTCATTTTCCATGTAGCTTAATAGGACTAATACGTTTCAGTAAATCGGGTTAATTAAGtatctactttttttttattaaaaggacagaagaagaaaacataaTTAATTATATGAAATCTGGCTTCctgaaacaaaaatacatgtaaagcagtttatttaaaacattttttctaGCAAAAATTGTAAATCCACACGATAGTTGAATTGAAGCTGCTGTTGTAACACATTGTCCATCTGTTGTTCAGAAAAATCTTTGTCCCTTGTTTATACAAGTAAAGATTCTCAGTTCCAACCAGGCAAAGTCTAACAGCCTCACATCTGTATGCTGCATTTCTACATGTCTAGGAGAGCACTACTGTATCTATCCATCATACCCCATCACCCCCTCTCTCCTTGTCTGACAAGGCAGTAAATAAGACATTATAAGCTTCATATCAGCACAAATCCCACTGCTCTCATCTGTGTCTTCCACCGTGAAAGCATTCATAGTTTTTCAGATGACAGTGCAGTTGACATTATTATTGTCACTGTGTGCCCTTTTTTTCTCTACAGTATTTGTCCTCCATGGcattaattagatttttttatgctCACAAAAGCAAGCAAATACAGACTGGACCTAATGCacctgttctgtgtgtgtgtgtgagagagagagagagagagagagagagagaaaccgaGACACTGAGCTGAGTGGGGGAATGTCTATTGCTTCATCAAACATTAATAATTGATTCTTGTTTCCTGAAGATGCTTttagctcacacacacaagaaataaACAACACATGCTGGGGCGGTTGTACATACTGTAGCAGTGCTGAGAGGCCTGGCTAGCTCACAGTAACCTGCAGCTCCACTCGTTTCTCTTGGGAACACTCGTGCCCACACACAGATTCCCTGTGGGCATCACTATATTTTCTATGTTTACCAAAGCTAAAAGCATGTATTTGCTTGCCAGTGTGTAAGGCCTGATCCAGATGTCTATATTTGCAAACACATTGGTCTCTCGGGAGCATTGTGGATATATAGTTCTGTTTGTTTATCAATGCATAGTGTGCATATGTATGcacgaatgtgtgtgtgtgtgcattatgtGTTATATGGTACAGTAAGAGGAAATCATGGTAGCACTTTGCAGGTCATAAGATCAGTAGCAGCACAAAGTTATTTCCATAATAATGATTACACAATATACTATGCAAAAAGCCCTCCTGATCTCTCAGAGTCATGGAATGTCGCTTCAGATGGCGAAAACGGGAAATGGACGTCTAAAATGTCCCTTCAAAAATGGCATCGGTGGGGATTGCCCATTCATAACACTGATATCCTCGCAGTTGACAAGTCTGCTGATTACTCCATCCTGATTCTCCAAGATCTTAACGTGGCTTTGGATATGGTTAAGCATGTCATATTGCTGACAGATTGGAAATTGGTGGCGCTCACTGATACCATAAAGTTCACAAAACATTACTTTGAAAAGAAATGCATCTGTTGTGTAAAGTAGCTGCTTCGCCACAGCTAATATGCAATATGGGCAGCCTTAAACTCTATATTTCTCTTGATTTATATGCTTATACACAGGAACATTATCTCTAAATAAAATACTTATTTTCACAGTTAGACAGATGACAGAGACACTAGGGCTCTCAGTAGCCTCAGTGGATTTGTTCCAGATATCTACAGTATAGTTGAATTAAAATCTGGAGCTGTTAGTGGCTGCTCCATCTGCTTCCTTATTTTCTGTCATACAATACCATTCTGTGATATGGAACATGGTCTCcgttcattattcatattttgtgCATACTCAATAATTTGCTAAATTTGCAGACTGACATTGCACAGACTAAAATTGACCCACTATTCTCTTCTTCCCCCTTCAGGAGGCTGAAATTAAGAAAATGGCTAAGACTGGTAACAAAGAGGCATGTAAGATTCTCGCCAAGCAGCTGGTCCAGCTGAGGAAGCAGAAGAACCGCACATACGCTGTTAGTTCTAAGGTCACCTCCATGTCTACGCAGACAAAGATGATGAACTCGCAAATGAAGATGGCCGGCGCCATGTCTGCCACAGCCAAGGTAAGATCCTGGACCCTGTTCTTCAGCACCACTGGTCTGAGGTCAggttttaaaacataaaacacttAAATGGCCATTTAGACATTTGATATCTACTACATTCAACTCTTTGTTAGAAAAGTtaggtgtgtttctgttttgcaTATGAACTAGTTTCAGTGTTCACTCGTATCAATATTTTAGTGTTGTAATTAAAGTATTAATGTGGGATCTGTTCATGTTTAAAGCAAAGTCTGCTGGCGTCGTTGTTAATGAAGTGTGAAAAAGTGGTAATTGGCCAGGAGCGATGTACTGTACATAGACttcgcaaacacacacaggtcaaaTATAATTAGGCTTCAGATTAATGGAGTGTGATGAGGTGGGTGTATGGCTGTttcagagaaggagagaaaatgtGTTAATTGTTTAATGTCAGACATACACAAAGCTTGTTTATACACATATTTTACTATAAATGTATTAAGTGAATAATGCAGCACTTTCCTCTCACACCGCTGTGGGTTAGCATGGTTTGAAGCAGTATGTCAACAACAGTTAAGTGAAGACATGGAGATGTCTATAATGTGTTGTTTCAGGCTCAGCTGTGAAAGTACACCGCGTTTGTGCTGATCTTTCACAGGAAGGAAAGAGATGCATAATTTAGAGTTAGCCGGGGTTTCTAGTACTTCTATTATCCCAAATTGCTAATGAATACAGAGCAAGTCTTCTAAAGCCTTATTCCAACCAAACTAATATTTCCTTGGGACACAtactgatttgtaaaaagtgtAGAAAACTGCCTAGTCTGTAATATGCAAGGCAATTTACCTAGAGCAATTTCTGTGAGaataaaggttctctatatgacgACTATGTGAATCAAACTGAAATTTCagcttaatttatttttttcgcaCATGTTTTTTCCACCTGCTTATGATGAAAAAAGGCAGTGTAAGTCCAGCATGAAGGTTTTGATTATTTGCTACATCCCTTTACTGCCGTTTTGTTTCTTTGCTCGCTTAAAACCTCTAGATTAATTCTCTAACCTTTCTTTTAATCATGTGTACAGACAATGTCAGCAGTGAATAAAAAGATGGATCCACAGAAGACCATGAAGACCATGCAGGACTTCCAGAAGGAGAACATGAAGATGGACATGACCGAGGACATGAGTAAGGACTCATGctacacacttgcacacacacacacaaagagctcTGGTATTTAAAGGCTTGCCAAAAACCAGATTGTCAGGATATGTGTGAAAGGTGTAAGGAGTAAGGAGTGACATGTGTTGCAGTTTGTGTTTTGATGAGTGAAAGAGAATTATGAAAAGAATGATTGTGACGATGATATAGAGAGGCTTTTCCATTTCAAGTGTAAATGCTAACACACAGACATCCGCACATACATAGTACATTTACTAGTTTGAGTGCATAATTTGAAGCTATCTCACTCTAAAGTCCAAACTGTGACTGAAAATCAATGTGTTTGATTTAATTGACCCGTCTGTCCTtatctcctccctccctgtctcACAATCTGTTCAGTTAACGACACTTTGGATGAGATCTTCGATGATTCTGGGGATGAAGAGGAATCTCAGGACATTGTCAACCAGGTTCTGGATGAGATCGGCATTGAGATCTCAGGAAAGGTAAGAAAtttaaaatgagagagagaaattagCATCCTACATACCTTAACTTTATACTCCCTTCTGTTGGAATACACTTTAAGCCCATGGGGCAATACCTATTTCATTTATTGTTATCTAAGTGTTATCGCTATTCAGCTATAAATGCAAAACGTAAAAGCACATTTTACATATGTAAATCATCCCCCAGCAACATGAACTGAACAATAAGTGTTCCACATGGCTTTTAATCGACTGTTAACATGTATTCCAGCTGCCACATGGTGGGGCTACCCTTCAGCTCTTCTACCTCTTATGTACTGTAGTCTGTGTAACTGCCAGGCAGCCCATCTGCTGTGTATCTGGCTCCCCCTGGGGGGCTCCATGAGTTATTACCTCTCATAACAATGTACAAACCCACAAATTGTCCCATAAACAAGCCCACAGCTGGAGAGAACAAACAGGCAAGATTCATAAAAAAGCTGCAAAAGTGTTTTTGAATTTCAATCACAATAAAAGACTGAGCAGAGAGTTCTCCGAATGCCCTCGTACCGTGCTCTTTCTGggaaaagcaaaacaataaaaGCTTTCTCAATCAACCCTAAAGCTGAAAGGAAGTTACAAAACTCATAAACTATGGTAGTTTGGGAGAAACTAATGAAAGTGAATAAGCAGCCATATGTGTTATTGTCATATTCAGTGGAATTGTCATTACATGTACACTGGTTTAAGTATGATGGGCGGCTGTAGGTAAGTGGGTTGAgtgggtcgtcctttaaccacaaaaTTGGCGTATCGATCCCCGACTCCTACTCTCtgtatgttgaagtgtccttgagcaagacactaaaACCCAAGTTTCTCCCGGTAGCTTCCAGCAGCCCAGTGCTCATAAaatacttaggatgggttaaatgcagaggtcagatttcatgtatgtacatgtatgtatatgatgattataataaagtttttttttaagtatggCAAATAACAAGTGCCAGAAAATGACTTCAGTTTTTCAGCAAAGACAAAGGcaatttaataataatctgAATTAAGATCCACATCATTTAATTATGCCTTTTGGTGATGAGCGCCAGGTTGTTGTAACAAAAGCCTTAATGTGCCTTATGTTGCAGCATTAACCAAGAAACCTGGAAAGCTATATTTTCAAGAGAGagattaaagaaagttgaaaaGAGATTTCTTACTACTTTACCCTATTTTTCATGCAAGTGAGAGATGATCTACACTATAAAAATAATGCTTGTATAACTGACAGCCACTTGCATTAAAGCTGACGTGGGATATAGTAATGTAAAGGGACATCACAAAGTATTCATGCAGCATGAATTGTTACGTGGAGTTAATAGTTTTCCAATATAATTGACAATTTGAACTGGTCTTTAACATTTGGCTTTGGAGTAGCGGTAGGCAGCTGTCCATGGCAGCCAATCTTACAACAAGTACCAGGctttgtggatgtgtgtgtgtgaagtttgAATTGAGCATGCTTGCTAATGGGATTTTTCTGCCCATGTGTGTTTCCAGATGGTGAGAGCTCCAGCTGCAGGAAAGAGCCTCCCCAGCGCCGCCTCCTCCAAACAGGCCACCATCTCCGACGACGAGATCGAGAGACAGCTCCGAGCTCTGGGAGTGGACTAATTGTCTTCCCCGTATTAATGTGCACGTTATAAAACCTGTGCAACATTAATACTGATTGATACGGACTCTTTTAGACACGTTGGTTTTCTCATTGTTGAAATGCTACAGGTGTAACAAAGAGTGCAcaccaacacatacacacacacattaagacattcaaagacatgcaggcaGACATGTTTATTAACACTTACATACTCACACTTTCTTTGGCAGGTTGCCTTACAGATCATTAGGGCAGAACATCTGATCTATTTATgcgaaaataatatttattatgacACTGGAGTGGCCACAGCCTGAAGGTGGACCAGTAATAGATGTCTGACCTAAAGAGATCTGAACCACCTACGCTGTTACCACCCATCTCTGTCTTTACAAGGGCTACAGTATATGAGACCATCGAACTGGCTTTCCCCGTCTGATGTTTCGGTCTAACTTGAGTTAGTCGTATAATCTATCAGCTTTTACGTGGCTGAAGACGGATGGTCTTTCTCCAGCAAGTTTTAATGAGTAAAACGTGATAATTAAAAAGAGCTTAGGGGTTGTCGGTAACCAGATGGAACTTGTATTTTTCCTACTAACACCATTTACGTGATTCACTTCCTCTGAGGCAAAACTATCCTCTACTCCATGTGCATGTTTTTCATTGTTATGTGGGTGAAATATCCTGGGGTGTCAGAAATGGGACACAGTTACTTTACCATGCAagtgaaaaggagaaaaaaagcatCATCAACAACGTTCTCCACACAAATGAAGCAACTGGTCAACTAGCTAATTAATTATCATGTTTTTAAAACCCTTAGGTACGCTACCATAGTTACTGGAGATGATGTAACTCGACATATGCATGTGAAATGTAACTGACTAGGGTAAGGCCTTCACTTTACGTCAACATAATGCATGAGATGGTGAGATTTATCAGTCTGAGGGCAAGCATTTAATTAGCACCACCGAAGATGTGATGCTGCACAGATTGTGTGAGAAAACTTAATCAAAGACAAATTAGGACTAATGTAAGACTGGCATATCAAAGAGTTTTGAATCATTTTTTTGATGCTACTGCGTAATCAAGTTAgttagtttttttaaattatttttcttgGTTGATCTGATTGTGTATCTTATATTGGACATGGGGTTTACACAGTGATTGTAGGATGGCACTGGTCCTGCAgtccctcctctctttcagcTGCTGTGCAGTTACTGTCATATGCTATTTTAAGCTGCCTCActcacaaacatacatacacacacacacacacacacacacacacacacacacacacacacacacacactacagcgACGAAATGATGGAAGTGTTGGCAAAAATACACTGTGATCCAAGAGATGTTTTCTCTTCCTCAGAGCTGAAGCTGGCTCTTCTCTACAGTGATTTGTTAATGTCAGCCAGCTTCACGAGAATGACAGGGATATATTAAGTCATATTAAGTCTttgtccttctctctctctctctctctttggccTTTTGTTGCCACATTGATTCCCATTGCcaaaacaaatagaaaatatTGTCATTCTTGCATGCATCTGACATGTACAATACACAATTCATTGACTTTTTGTAAATCATTCTTTCCTCTACCTTTAACAGTCTGTTGTGATTGTGAGCGGAAACAATGTC
This DNA window, taken from Sebastes fasciatus isolate fSebFas1 chromosome 14, fSebFas1.pri, whole genome shotgun sequence, encodes the following:
- the chmp2ba gene encoding charged multivesicular body protein 2Ba — its product is MASLFKKKTVDDIIKEQSKELRGTQRQITRDRADLEKQEKQMEAEIKKMAKTGNKEACKILAKQLVQLRKQKNRTYAVSSKVTSMSTQTKMMNSQMKMAGAMSATAKTMSAVNKKMDPQKTMKTMQDFQKENMKMDMTEDMINDTLDEIFDDSGDEEESQDIVNQVLDEIGIEISGKMVRAPAAGKSLPSAASSKQATISDDEIERQLRALGVD